In Thermococcus chitonophagus, the genomic stretch GAGCTTATCTGATACAGAATTCCTGCCAAGGGGACGCTGACGAGGTTCATGAGGCCCGAGAATATGCCAAATAGGAAAGTTATAACGGTGAGCTGGTTAGGTGTGAAGTGCTCAACCAATAGAGCGGAGATCCTCGTGGAGATCTTCCTGTTTATGTGCCTGCTTATGAATCCATCTCCAACCCCCTTAACGGAGGTGTAGACTATGAGCTTTCTTGCCTTCTTGAGCTCCTCAGGCGTATCAACGTCCATCCAGAAGAGGCCATCCACAAAGGTGACTTCAAGCCTTGCCTCCCTTACAACATCCCTAAGCTCAACGATTTCTTTTTCATTAGCTAATCTCTCAGTAACTTCAAATATCGAGTCGTCAAGCACGAAAAAGCCGGTATCTAGGGCATCCCACTCTTTGAGTTGCTTTCCTATGTCCTCAACCCTCCCATCTTTCACTTTAACTTTCGTTGCCTCATCAACATCGACAAACCTTGGTCTCCTATCGGCTATCAATCCTCTACCCTTAATGGCAAGCTCGTAAAACCTCTCCTCGTAGATGTGGTCGCTCATAACGAGCACGAACCTACCAGTTACATGTCCTTTAGCCACGTGAAGGGAAAAGCCGTTGCCCCTCTCAGGCTTCGGATTAACTACAACTTTGGCGTTAAAACCATGCTTCCTTACGAACTCCTCGTAAAGATCCTTGTACTTTTCGTTCGTCACTATCACGAACTCGCTCACTCCAAACTTCTGGAGGTTTTTGATCGTCCTATATATGAGCTCTCTGCCCGCAACCTTGATTAGACCCTTTGGCTTCTCACCCATTCTCGTCCCGTATCCTGCAGCTAGTATTACCGCTTTCACTCCCTCACCCCTTAACGGAGTTAGAAGGGAGAAGTTAAAAGTTTTAGTGTCAAAAGGTTAGAAAATCTTATGGAGCTTGATGGAGAACTTCGAGGAAAAGTACCTTCTCAAAATCCTTATCAAGCGTGGCAATTCTCGAAACCCCATAAAACTTGCACGTGGTTGCTATGAGAGCATCATTTGGCAATAAACCAAATTCCTTGGAAAGGGCAACTGTTTCGTTTAGGATTTCCTTATTAGGTAGGAGCAACCCTATAATCCCAAGCTCAATGTTCTCCAGTATAAACTCCGAAAGATACTTAAAAACAGTATCAAACCTCTCTCGTTTTTGCATGAACATTTTTTAACCCTGAATTTTCCGGTACGGCCAAATAACCTTTCTGTTTTCATATAGAGCAGTTTAAAGAACGTCTCCTCCACTATATTTGGAGAAATCCGACCTCCTCCCCTTGACGAGAGTTCATGGAACCACTCACCAGGGGGAGGTTTGAGAGGTCTCATTTAGACCCAAGATAAAGCGGGTCTTCGACCCCTCTGGCTCAGCCTTGAGCCAGCTACCCCTACCTACTGTTAAACCCGCCAGGCTCGGGGTTATCCTACTCACAACCTTCTTTAAAATATTGAATGCTCCAACTAAATCAACGTTAAACACACAAGTAGCTGAAAAAGCTCTAAAAGCGTTTCTTTTTTTACCTATATAGGGAAATCGATGCTGAATTTGATAAGCCTATACGAAATTTGTTGTAGAAGTGGGATATCCAGACTATCTACGAAATTCCTCAAGAGATTG encodes the following:
- a CDS encoding bifunctional L-myo-inositol-1-phosphate cytidylyltransferase/CDP-L-myo-inositol myo-inositolphosphotransferase — encoded protein: MKAVILAAGYGTRMGEKPKGLIKVAGRELIYRTIKNLQKFGVSEFVIVTNEKYKDLYEEFVRKHGFNAKVVVNPKPERGNGFSLHVAKGHVTGRFVLVMSDHIYEERFYELAIKGRGLIADRRPRFVDVDEATKVKVKDGRVEDIGKQLKEWDALDTGFFVLDDSIFEVTERLANEKEIVELRDVVREARLEVTFVDGLFWMDVDTPEELKKARKLIVYTSVKGVGDGFISRHINRKISTRISALLVEHFTPNQLTVITFLFGIFSGLMNLVSVPLAGILYQISSILDGVDGEIARARMQTSKFGGYFDSILDRYVDFTFLLTLAYVSIREPIWWVIAGIAMFSSAMVSYSTERFKGAYCADAYKVIPALRKIPGKRDERIFVTMLFTLLGWIKLLFALLAVWSTLRVAITIYLVRRWDHAH
- a CDS encoding PIN domain-containing protein, with amino-acid sequence MFMQKRERFDTVFKYLSEFILENIELGIIGLLLPNKEILNETVALSKEFGLLPNDALIATTCKFYGVSRIATLDKDFEKVLFLEVLHQAP